In one Streptomyces venezuelae genomic region, the following are encoded:
- a CDS encoding cation acetate symporter: MKGDHQTLALLLFGVFVAVTLAITTWASRKRHGSAEEFYAGGRLFSPMENGFAIAGDYMSAASFLGISGLIALFGYDGLLYSVGFLVAWLVVLFLVAELVRNCGRYTLGDVVAARMRERPVRIAAGTSSVTVSVLYLVAQMVGAGSLVALLLGGTSGAAQTWTVIGVGALMVVYVSLGGMRATTWIQIVKAVLLMGGAIALTVLVLVRFHGDFDQLLRSAADRSGHGDRFLAPGLKYGGDWTARLDFISLGLALVLGTAGLPHILSRFYTVPTARAARRSVVWSIGLIGSFYLMTIVLGFGAAALVGPDAVRGSNAAGNTAVPLLALDLGGGAHSTGGTVLFAIVAAIAFATILAVVAGITLASSASVAHDLYASLRRRDAKPRSEVAVARLAAAGIGVIAIGLGLLARDLNVAFLVGLAFAVAASANLPVLLYSLFWRNFTTRGAVWSVYGGLLPALVLVVLSPVVSGGAHSLFPGVDFQYFPLENPGLVSIPLGFLAGWLGTITSREAADEVKHAETEVRSLTGAGAA, translated from the coding sequence ATGAAGGGGGATCATCAGACCCTGGCGCTGCTGCTGTTCGGGGTGTTCGTCGCCGTCACGCTCGCGATCACCACCTGGGCGAGTCGTAAGCGGCACGGTTCGGCGGAGGAGTTCTACGCGGGCGGGCGGCTCTTCTCCCCGATGGAGAACGGTTTCGCCATCGCCGGTGACTACATGTCGGCCGCCTCCTTCCTCGGCATCTCCGGCCTGATCGCCCTCTTCGGCTACGACGGGCTGCTCTACTCGGTGGGCTTCCTCGTCGCCTGGCTGGTCGTCCTGTTCCTCGTGGCCGAACTCGTGCGCAACTGCGGGCGGTACACGCTCGGTGATGTCGTCGCCGCACGGATGAGGGAACGCCCGGTGCGGATCGCGGCGGGAACTTCCTCGGTCACCGTGTCCGTTCTCTATCTGGTGGCGCAGATGGTGGGGGCCGGCTCACTGGTGGCGCTGCTGCTCGGAGGGACGAGCGGGGCGGCGCAGACCTGGACGGTGATCGGCGTCGGTGCGCTCATGGTCGTCTATGTGTCGCTGGGAGGGATGCGGGCCACCACCTGGATCCAGATCGTCAAGGCGGTCCTGCTGATGGGCGGGGCGATCGCGCTGACCGTCCTCGTCCTGGTGCGTTTCCACGGGGACTTCGACCAACTGCTGCGCTCAGCCGCGGACCGCAGCGGTCACGGCGACCGGTTCCTCGCGCCCGGTCTGAAGTACGGCGGGGACTGGACCGCGCGCCTCGACTTCATCAGCCTCGGCCTCGCCCTGGTGCTCGGCACCGCCGGTCTGCCGCACATCCTCTCCCGCTTCTACACGGTGCCGACCGCGCGGGCCGCCCGCCGTTCGGTCGTCTGGTCGATCGGTCTCATCGGCAGCTTCTATCTGATGACGATCGTGCTCGGGTTCGGCGCCGCAGCTCTCGTCGGTCCCGACGCGGTACGCGGCTCGAACGCCGCGGGCAACACGGCGGTTCCGCTTCTCGCGCTCGATCTGGGAGGCGGCGCGCACTCCACGGGCGGGACGGTTCTGTTCGCGATCGTCGCCGCCATCGCCTTCGCCACGATCCTCGCGGTGGTCGCAGGCATCACGCTCGCCTCGTCGGCGTCCGTGGCCCACGACCTGTACGCCTCCCTGAGGCGGCGGGACGCGAAGCCGCGCAGCGAGGTGGCGGTCGCCCGGCTCGCCGCCGCGGGGATCGGTGTGATCGCGATCGGCCTCGGTCTGCTGGCCCGCGATCTCAACGTCGCCTTCCTGGTGGGCCTCGCCTTCGCCGTGGCCGCGTCCGCCAATCTTCCCGTACTGCTCTACTCCCTGTTCTGGCGGAACTTCACGACACGGGGCGCGGTGTGGTCGGTGTACGGGGGACTGCTGCCCGCGCTCGTGCTGGTGGTCCTGTCGCCGGTGGTCTCCGGAGGGGCGCACTCCCTCTTCCCGGGGGTCGACTTCCAGTACTTCCCTCTGGAGAACCCGGGCCTCGTCTCCATTCCGCTGGGCTTCCTCGCGGGATGGCTCGGCACGATCACCTCGCGCGAGGCGGCGGACGAGGTCAAGCACGCGGAGACGGAGGTGCGGTCGCTAACCGGTGCCGGCGCGGCGTAA
- a CDS encoding DUF485 domain-containing protein has protein sequence MEKHDGPDGGPGRAATGRDRPGDLRDPWYDTLASGWGELDGTGAQASVVAPRAAVPQGSASPADIYVEVQRSAAFQEVRGRYRRFVVPGVALFFTWYFAYVVAATTAPGLMARPVSGAVNVAMVAGLGQFLTTFLLTWAYARHARLRRDRAALDLRWAVFEQKREQEQRAEQGAGVRQEAVPAREAVSAREVER, from the coding sequence GTGGAGAAGCACGACGGGCCCGATGGCGGGCCGGGCCGGGCCGCTACCGGCCGGGACCGCCCCGGCGACCTGAGGGACCCCTGGTACGACACGCTGGCCTCCGGCTGGGGAGAGCTCGACGGCACAGGGGCTCAGGCTTCCGTGGTGGCGCCCCGGGCCGCGGTGCCGCAGGGGAGCGCGAGCCCGGCCGACATCTACGTGGAAGTGCAGCGCAGCGCCGCGTTCCAGGAAGTGCGGGGTCGGTACCGGAGGTTCGTCGTCCCGGGGGTGGCGCTCTTCTTCACCTGGTACTTCGCGTACGTCGTGGCGGCGACGACGGCACCCGGACTGATGGCGCGGCCCGTCAGCGGCGCGGTGAACGTGGCGATGGTGGCCGGGCTCGGGCAGTTCCTGACGACGTTCCTGCTGACGTGGGCGTATGCGCGCCACGCACGGCTGCGGCGGGACAGGGCGGCGCTCGACCTGCGCTGGGCCGTCTTCGAGCAGAAACGGGAGCAGGAGCAGCGAGCGGAGCAGGGCGCAGGGGTTCGGCAGGAAGCGGTGCCCGCGCGGGAAGCGGTGTCTGCCCGGGAGGTGGAGCGATGA
- a CDS encoding response regulator transcription factor → MTGDETTAKAADAGPAGPAQGRGKPPARVIVVDDQTVVREGIVMLLGLLPGIEVVGAGADGEEAVRLVGELAPDVVLMDLRMPRCDGAEATRRIRAEYPGTQVVVLTTYADDDSLFPALKAGARGYLTKDAGGDEIVRAVEDVLSGDAGLSPRIQRRLLERLSEPEDAASAAPPDGLTARETEVLVLIAEGMSNHEIARALHVSTATVKTHINNLFAKAALKDRAQAVRYAYRHGLIKLDRGSGI, encoded by the coding sequence ATGACGGGGGACGAGACCACTGCGAAGGCGGCGGACGCCGGCCCGGCGGGACCTGCCCAGGGGCGGGGGAAGCCACCCGCGCGGGTGATCGTGGTCGACGACCAGACCGTGGTGCGTGAGGGGATCGTGATGCTGCTGGGGCTGCTGCCCGGCATCGAGGTGGTGGGCGCCGGCGCGGACGGCGAGGAGGCCGTCCGGCTCGTCGGCGAACTCGCTCCGGACGTCGTCCTGATGGACCTGCGCATGCCCCGGTGTGACGGAGCGGAGGCCACGCGACGTATCCGCGCCGAGTATCCGGGGACCCAGGTCGTCGTGCTCACGACCTACGCCGACGACGACTCGCTGTTCCCCGCGCTCAAGGCGGGGGCGCGCGGCTATCTCACCAAGGACGCGGGCGGGGACGAGATCGTGCGGGCCGTCGAGGACGTGCTCTCGGGGGACGCCGGACTCTCCCCGCGGATCCAGCGGCGGCTCCTCGAGCGGCTGTCGGAGCCGGAGGACGCGGCGTCGGCCGCTCCGCCCGACGGCCTGACCGCGCGGGAGACCGAGGTCCTCGTCCTGATCGCCGAAGGGATGTCGAACCACGAGATCGCCCGGGCACTGCATGTCTCCACCGCGACGGTGAAGACCCACATCAACAATCTCTTCGCGAAGGCGGCCCTCAAGGACCGGGCGCAGGCCGTGCGTTACGCGTACAGACATGGGCTCATCAAGCTGGACAGAGGATCCGGCATCTGA
- a CDS encoding sensor histidine kinase translates to MSGDWWTRWPSREALTWAGMSPARLWFVRVLRVVILGSLLWDAFHADRGWRLVAGVAVVLALTWAGWAFFRVSFAHRLWPSLALMSLLLAAALAAEFGDWQVLATVLWCGSAISALERLPMVAAGPCVLVAMTGYVAYQGDNPLIAALTVIGLALAGYTLRLDAEARGSALRLLAQERAARVAETEAAALAERARIAREIHDVLAHSLSAQLVHLEAARLLIEGDASKEQILGRVVAARSMAKEGLAETRQALSALRGEMTPVEDFLRELVTVDRVSVTVTGDRRPLPAEASQAVRRVAQEALTNVRKHAPGAEVEVCLRYENDQVRLDVRDSGGRSPGELAASGAGYGLLGMRERAELLGGSLEAGPGEEGFVVTLRVPG, encoded by the coding sequence GTGAGTGGGGACTGGTGGACGAGGTGGCCCTCCCGGGAGGCGCTCACCTGGGCGGGGATGAGCCCCGCCCGGCTGTGGTTCGTCAGAGTCCTGCGCGTCGTGATCCTCGGCAGCCTGCTGTGGGACGCGTTCCACGCGGACCGTGGTTGGCGACTGGTTGCCGGGGTGGCGGTAGTGCTGGCCCTCACCTGGGCGGGATGGGCGTTCTTCCGGGTCTCGTTCGCCCACCGCCTCTGGCCGTCCCTGGCGCTGATGTCGCTGCTCCTCGCCGCCGCGCTCGCCGCCGAGTTCGGTGACTGGCAGGTCCTCGCCACGGTGCTGTGGTGCGGCTCGGCGATCTCCGCCCTGGAACGCCTCCCGATGGTCGCGGCAGGGCCCTGCGTGCTCGTGGCGATGACCGGATATGTCGCGTACCAGGGAGACAACCCGCTCATCGCGGCACTGACCGTCATCGGCCTGGCCTTGGCCGGGTACACCCTGCGACTCGATGCCGAAGCCCGTGGCAGCGCCCTGCGGCTGCTGGCGCAGGAGCGTGCCGCGCGGGTCGCGGAGACGGAGGCGGCCGCCCTCGCCGAGCGGGCCCGCATCGCCCGTGAGATCCACGACGTGCTCGCGCACAGCCTCTCCGCCCAGCTCGTCCACTTGGAGGCCGCACGGCTGCTGATCGAGGGCGACGCCTCCAAGGAGCAGATCCTGGGCCGGGTGGTGGCGGCGCGGTCCATGGCGAAGGAGGGGCTCGCCGAGACGAGACAGGCCCTGTCCGCGCTGCGCGGGGAGATGACTCCGGTCGAGGACTTCCTGCGCGAGCTCGTCACGGTCGACCGTGTGTCGGTCACCGTGACGGGGGACCGACGGCCGCTGCCCGCCGAGGCGTCCCAGGCCGTGCGCAGAGTGGCGCAGGAAGCCCTGACGAACGTGCGCAAGCACGCGCCGGGCGCGGAGGTCGAGGTGTGCCTGCGGTACGAGAACGATCAAGTGAGGCTCGACGTCAGGGATTCGGGAGGGCGATCGCCGGGTGAACTCGCCGCCTCCGGCGCCGGGTACGGTCTGCTCGGGATGCGCGAGCGCGCCGAGCTGCTGGGCGGATCCCTGGAGGCGGGACCGGGTGAGGAGGGCTTCGTGGTGACGCTGAGGGTGCCGGGATGA
- a CDS encoding CcdC protein domain-containing protein, with product MSGLTNALVICAVVVLVVVRQFKAQEIGTDRRWWLIPAVLVFMAVREPGLIDPQHRATSVTLLAAELLVGLAMGAGWARTSHVWTEPDGTAWSKGTKATAVVWAVGIGLRVGLFGVGALLHVRQGTPGLMLALAATLLVRSGLLILRAGPRPSAYGMADAAPEPMRKEPV from the coding sequence ATGTCCGGGCTCACCAACGCACTGGTGATCTGCGCCGTCGTGGTGCTGGTGGTCGTCCGCCAGTTCAAGGCGCAGGAGATCGGCACGGACCGGCGCTGGTGGTTGATACCGGCCGTGCTGGTCTTCATGGCCGTGCGCGAGCCCGGCCTGATCGATCCCCAGCACCGTGCGACGTCCGTGACGCTGCTCGCCGCCGAACTGCTCGTCGGCCTCGCCATGGGAGCCGGCTGGGCGCGGACCTCCCATGTGTGGACCGAGCCGGACGGCACCGCGTGGAGCAAGGGCACCAAAGCCACCGCCGTGGTCTGGGCCGTCGGGATCGGGCTGCGGGTGGGGCTCTTCGGGGTCGGCGCGCTGCTGCATGTGCGGCAGGGCACCCCCGGCCTGATGCTGGCCCTCGCGGCCACGCTGCTGGTCCGCAGCGGGCTGCTCATACTGCGCGCCGGTCCCCGACCCTCGGCGTACGGTATGGCCGACGCGGCGCCCGAGCCGATGCGGAAGGAACCCGTGTGA
- a CDS encoding type IIA DNA topoisomerase subunit B: MTAETSVPSTALLTGADRDGSNYTARHLLVLEGLEAVRKRPGMYIGSTDSRGLMHCLWEIIDNSVDEALGGYCDHIEVILHDDASVEVRDNGRGIPVDVEPKTGLSGVEVVMTKLHAGGKFGGGSYAASGGLHGVGASVVNALSARLDVEVDRAGHTHAISFRRGVPGAFAKPGPDASFDPSARLSKVKKVPKARSGTRVRYWADRQIFLKDAKLSLENLHQRARQTAFLVPGLTIVVRDELGLGDGGSKGEESFRFDGGISEFCEYLAQDKAVCDVLRFSGQGTFKETVPVLDEHGQMTPTEVTRELGVDVAMRWGTGYDTTIKSFVNIIATPKGGTHVTGFERSLTKTMNEAMRTQKVLRVAEDDIVKDDALEGLTAVVTVRLAEPQFEGQTKEVLGTSAANRIVANVIAKELKAFLTSTKRDAKAQARAVMDKAVAAARTRIAARQHKDAQRRKTALESSSLPAKLADCRSDDVERSELFIVEGDSALGTAKLARNSEFQALLPIRGKILNVQKASVTDMLKNAECGAIIQVIGAGSGRTFDIDAARYGKIILLVDADVDGAHIRILLLTLFQRYMRPMVEAGRVFAAVPPLHRIELSQPKKGQDKYIYTYSDRELRETLLELQRKNIRYKDSIQRYKGLGEMDADQLAETTMDPRFRTLRRINISDLDSAEQVFDLLMGNDVAPRKEFITSSAATLDRSRIDA, from the coding sequence GTGACCGCCGAGACGTCCGTGCCGTCCACAGCGTTGCTGACAGGAGCAGACCGGGACGGTTCCAACTACACCGCGCGGCACCTGCTCGTCCTGGAGGGGCTCGAGGCCGTCCGCAAGCGTCCGGGCATGTACATCGGGTCGACGGACAGCCGCGGCCTGATGCACTGCCTCTGGGAGATCATCGACAACTCCGTCGACGAGGCCCTGGGCGGGTACTGCGACCACATCGAGGTCATCCTCCACGACGACGCCTCCGTAGAGGTCCGGGACAACGGCCGAGGCATCCCGGTCGACGTCGAGCCCAAGACCGGCCTCTCCGGGGTCGAGGTCGTCATGACCAAGCTGCACGCGGGCGGCAAGTTCGGCGGCGGCTCGTACGCCGCCTCCGGCGGCCTGCACGGCGTGGGTGCCTCCGTGGTGAACGCGCTCTCCGCGCGCCTCGACGTCGAGGTGGACCGCGCGGGGCACACCCACGCGATCAGCTTCCGCCGCGGCGTCCCCGGCGCCTTCGCCAAGCCGGGCCCCGACGCGTCCTTCGACCCCTCGGCCAGGCTGAGCAAGGTCAAGAAGGTCCCCAAGGCCCGCAGCGGCACGCGCGTGCGCTACTGGGCGGACCGCCAGATCTTCCTCAAGGACGCCAAGCTCTCGCTGGAGAACCTGCACCAGCGCGCCCGCCAGACCGCCTTCCTGGTCCCGGGTCTGACCATCGTCGTGCGGGACGAGCTCGGTCTCGGCGACGGCGGCTCGAAGGGTGAGGAATCCTTCCGCTTCGACGGCGGCATCAGCGAGTTCTGCGAGTACCTGGCGCAGGACAAGGCCGTCTGCGACGTCCTCCGATTCTCCGGCCAGGGCACCTTCAAGGAGACCGTCCCCGTCCTGGACGAGCACGGTCAGATGACGCCCACCGAGGTCACCCGTGAGCTCGGCGTGGACGTGGCCATGCGCTGGGGAACCGGGTACGACACGACGATCAAGTCCTTCGTCAACATCATCGCCACCCCCAAGGGCGGCACCCACGTCACCGGCTTCGAGCGCTCCCTCACCAAGACGATGAACGAGGCGATGCGCACCCAGAAGGTGCTCCGCGTCGCCGAGGACGACATCGTCAAGGACGACGCCCTGGAAGGCCTCACGGCGGTCGTCACGGTCCGCCTCGCCGAGCCGCAGTTCGAGGGCCAGACCAAGGAGGTTCTCGGCACCTCGGCGGCCAACCGCATCGTCGCGAACGTCATCGCCAAGGAACTCAAGGCGTTCCTGACCTCGACCAAGAGGGACGCGAAGGCCCAGGCCCGCGCCGTCATGGACAAGGCCGTCGCCGCCGCGCGCACCCGCATCGCGGCCCGCCAGCACAAGGACGCCCAGCGCCGGAAGACGGCCCTTGAGTCCTCGTCGCTGCCCGCGAAGCTCGCCGACTGCCGCAGCGACGACGTGGAGCGCAGCGAGCTCTTCATCGTCGAGGGAGACTCCGCGCTCGGCACGGCCAAGCTCGCCCGGAATTCCGAGTTCCAGGCGCTTCTGCCCATCCGAGGCAAGATCCTCAACGTTCAGAAGGCATCCGTGACGGACATGCTGAAGAACGCCGAGTGCGGGGCGATCATCCAGGTCATAGGAGCCGGGTCGGGCCGGACCTTCGACATCGACGCGGCGCGCTACGGAAAGATCATCCTGCTCGTGGACGCCGACGTCGACGGCGCACACATCCGGATTCTGCTGCTCACGCTGTTCCAGCGGTACATGCGGCCGATGGTCGAGGCGGGCCGGGTCTTCGCGGCGGTCCCGCCGCTGCACCGCATCGAGCTCAGCCAGCCGAAGAAGGGCCAGGACAAGTACATCTACACGTACTCGGACCGAGAGCTGCGCGAGACGCTTCTCGAGCTGCAGCGCAAGAACATCCGGTACAAGGACTCCATCCAGCGCTACAAGGGCCTGGGCGAGATGGACGCCGACCAGCTGGCCGAGACGACGATGGACCCGCGCTTCCGGACCCTGCGCCGCATCAACATCAGCGATCTGGACTCCGCCGAGCAGGTCTTCGATCTCCTGATGGGCAACGACGTCGCGCCGCGCAAGGAATTCATCACCAGCTCCGCGGCGACGCTGGACCGCTCGCGGATCGACGCGTAA
- a CDS encoding S1 family peptidase: MRRPFARAWTGVLALAATTAVLPLAAPAPASADSVVVGGHPVDVSESPWVVAISSRDRFGGSRAGQFCGGVITGRSTVLTAAHCVSKDVLGVPLREVTDLKVIVGRGDLRSSEGEEVAVRTVRGNPEYDGHTNSGDVAALTLAEPLPEGRTIRMAGAGDPAYQPGTGAAVYGWGDTTGAGDYARALRSARVEVLADQVCEEAYPGSADGRYIARTMLCAGEMRGRRDACQGDSGGPLVARGRLIGLVSWGSGCGRPGSPGVYTRISDVTRVLGARD; the protein is encoded by the coding sequence ATGCGTCGTCCCTTCGCCCGAGCGTGGACGGGGGTACTGGCTCTCGCGGCCACTACCGCTGTCCTGCCACTGGCCGCCCCGGCCCCCGCCTCGGCCGACAGCGTGGTGGTCGGGGGCCATCCGGTGGATGTGTCCGAGAGTCCATGGGTGGTGGCCATCTCCAGTCGTGACCGTTTCGGCGGCTCACGCGCGGGACAGTTCTGCGGGGGTGTGATCACGGGGCGCTCGACGGTCCTGACCGCGGCCCACTGCGTGAGCAAGGACGTGCTGGGGGTGCCGCTGAGGGAAGTCACGGACCTGAAGGTCATCGTCGGCCGCGGGGACCTGAGGTCCTCGGAGGGCGAGGAGGTGGCCGTCCGCACTGTTCGGGGCAACCCGGAGTACGACGGGCACACGAACTCCGGCGACGTGGCGGCCCTGACCCTCGCCGAGCCGCTCCCCGAAGGGCGCACCATCCGGATGGCGGGGGCCGGTGACCCGGCGTACCAGCCGGGCACGGGCGCCGCCGTATACGGGTGGGGGGACACCACTGGAGCGGGTGACTACGCCCGTGCGCTGCGTTCGGCGCGCGTGGAGGTGCTCGCCGACCAGGTGTGCGAGGAGGCGTACCCAGGCAGTGCCGACGGGCGGTACATCGCCCGGACCATGCTCTGCGCCGGTGAGATGAGGGGGCGCCGCGACGCCTGTCAGGGCGACAGCGGCGGCCCGCTGGTCGCACGGGGGCGTCTCATCGGGCTCGTGTCCTGGGGGAGCGGCTGTGGCCGCCCGGGGAGCCCCGGTGTCTATACGCGGATCTCGGACGTCACCAGGGTGCTGGGCGCCCGCGACTGA
- a CDS encoding RNA polymerase sigma factor codes for MSASTSRTLPPEIAESVSVMALIERGKADGQIAGDDVRRAFEADQIPATQWKNVLRSLNQILEEEGVTLMVSAAEPKRPRKSVAAKSPAKRTATRTVAAKATTAKPTATAATEAPSADGTAEDAPAKKVAAKKTTAKKAVAKKTTAKKTAAKKTTSKKDADELRDEEVTEEAPAAGKPGEGEPAEEGAQGFVLSDEDEDDAPAQQVAAAGATADPVKDYLKQIGKVPLLNAEQEVELAKRIEAGLFAEDKLANADKLAPKLKRELEIIAEDGRRAKNHLLEANLRLVVSLAKRYTGRGMLFLDLIQEGNLGLIRAVEKFDYTKGYKFSTYATWWIRQAITRAMADQARTIRIPVHMVEVINKLARVQRQMLQDLGREPTPEELAKELDMTPEKVIEVQKYGREPISLHTPLGEDGDSEFGDLIEDSEAVVPADAVSFTLLQEQLHSVLDTLSEREAGVVSMRFGLTDGQPKTLDEIGKVYGVTRERIRQIESKTMSKLRHPSRSQVLRDYLD; via the coding sequence GTGTCGGCCAGCACATCCCGTACGCTCCCGCCGGAGATCGCCGAATCCGTCTCTGTCATGGCGCTCATCGAGCGGGGAAAGGCTGATGGGCAGATCGCCGGCGATGACGTGCGTCGTGCCTTCGAAGCTGACCAGATTCCGGCCACTCAGTGGAAGAACGTTCTGCGCAGCCTCAACCAGATCCTCGAGGAAGAGGGTGTGACGCTGATGGTCAGTGCCGCGGAGCCGAAGCGCCCCCGCAAGAGCGTCGCAGCGAAGAGCCCGGCCAAGCGCACCGCGACCAGGACGGTCGCGGCCAAGGCCACCACGGCGAAGCCCACCGCCACCGCCGCCACTGAGGCGCCGAGCGCGGACGGCACCGCTGAGGACGCGCCCGCGAAGAAGGTCGCAGCCAAGAAGACGACGGCCAAGAAGGCCGTCGCGAAGAAGACCACCGCCAAGAAGACGGCGGCCAAGAAGACCACCTCCAAGAAGGACGCCGACGAGCTCCGCGACGAAGAGGTCACCGAGGAGGCACCCGCCGCCGGCAAGCCCGGCGAGGGCGAGCCCGCCGAGGAAGGCGCCCAGGGCTTCGTCCTCTCGGACGAGGACGAGGACGACGCGCCCGCCCAGCAGGTCGCCGCGGCCGGCGCCACCGCCGACCCGGTCAAGGACTACCTGAAGCAGATCGGCAAGGTCCCCCTCCTCAACGCCGAGCAGGAGGTCGAGCTCGCCAAGCGCATCGAGGCCGGCCTGTTCGCCGAGGACAAGCTGGCCAACGCCGACAAGCTCGCCCCGAAGCTCAAGCGCGAGCTGGAGATCATCGCCGAGGACGGGCGCCGCGCCAAGAACCACCTCCTGGAGGCCAACCTCCGCCTGGTGGTCTCCCTGGCCAAGCGCTACACCGGCCGCGGCATGCTCTTCCTGGACCTCATCCAGGAGGGCAACCTCGGTCTGATCCGCGCGGTCGAGAAGTTCGACTACACCAAGGGCTACAAGTTCTCCACGTACGCCACCTGGTGGATCCGTCAGGCGATCACCCGCGCCATGGCCGACCAGGCCCGCACCATCCGTATCCCGGTGCACATGGTCGAGGTCATCAACAAGCTGGCCCGTGTCCAGCGCCAGATGCTCCAGGACCTGGGCCGCGAGCCCACTCCGGAGGAGCTGGCCAAGGAACTCGACATGACCCCGGAGAAGGTCATCGAGGTCCAGAAGTACGGCCGTGAGCCGATCTCCCTCCACACCCCCCTGGGTGAGGACGGCGACAGCGAGTTCGGTGACCTCATCGAGGACTCCGAAGCGGTCGTTCCCGCCGACGCGGTCAGCTTCACGCTCCTCCAGGAGCAGTTGCACTCCGTCCTGGACACCCTGTCCGAGCGTGAGGCGGGCGTGGTCTCCATGCGCTTCGGTCTCACGGACGGCCAGCCCAAGACCCTCGACGAGATCGGCAAGGTCTACGGAGTGACGCGTGAGCGCATCCGCCAGATCGAGTCGAAGACGATGTCGAAGCTGCGTCACCCGTCGCGCTCGCAGGTTCTGCGCGACTACCTCGACTAG
- a CDS encoding FadR/GntR family transcriptional regulator, with amino-acid sequence MSTLAHTMMTTARSADSGLAGPGDLDRYPYAESAAGDRVVPPVWDGPDQDLGRVGRRAAGSRGRGLHGQLVQQLGQMIVSGDLGADRPLVPEEIGQRFEVSRTVVRESLRVLEAKGLVSARPNVGTRVRPVSDWNLLDPDIIEWRAFGPQRDDQRRELGELRWMIEPLAARLAAGHGREEVQQRLADMVEIMGHALGQGDVITFSRADAEFHSLLIQVAGNRMLEHLSGIVSAALQVSGGPITGCDRPSEASLVHHSRVVDALAAGDGSGAEAAMRQLLTVHPEVERVVPAPREH; translated from the coding sequence GTGAGTACCCTTGCGCACACCATGATGACCACCGCCCGCTCCGCCGACTCCGGTCTCGCCGGCCCGGGTGACCTCGACCGATACCCCTACGCGGAGTCCGCCGCGGGCGACCGCGTAGTGCCTCCCGTCTGGGACGGTCCCGACCAGGACCTGGGGCGCGTGGGCCGGCGCGCCGCCGGAAGCCGCGGCCGCGGGCTGCACGGCCAACTCGTCCAGCAGCTCGGCCAGATGATCGTCTCCGGTGACCTCGGCGCCGACCGCCCGCTCGTGCCCGAGGAGATCGGCCAGCGCTTCGAGGTCTCCCGCACCGTCGTGCGCGAGTCCCTGCGCGTGCTCGAGGCCAAGGGCCTGGTCAGCGCCCGGCCCAACGTCGGCACGCGCGTGCGTCCCGTCAGCGACTGGAACCTGCTCGACCCGGACATCATCGAGTGGCGTGCCTTCGGGCCGCAGCGCGACGACCAGCGTCGGGAGCTCGGCGAGCTGCGCTGGATGATCGAGCCCCTCGCCGCGCGCCTCGCCGCCGGGCACGGCCGCGAGGAGGTGCAGCAGCGTCTCGCCGACATGGTCGAGATCATGGGGCACGCGCTGGGCCAGGGCGACGTGATCACCTTCTCCCGCGCGGACGCCGAGTTCCACTCGCTGCTCATCCAGGTCGCGGGCAACCGCATGCTGGAGCACCTCTCCGGGATCGTCTCGGCCGCACTGCAGGTCTCCGGCGGCCCGATCACCGGCTGCGACCGCCCCAGCGAGGCCTCTCTGGTGCACCACTCCCGCGTCGTCGACGCCCTCGCTGCCGGCGACGGCTCCGGCGCGGAGGCCGCCATGCGGCAGCTGCTCACCGTCCACCCCGAGGTGGAGCGCGTCGTGCCCGCCCCGCGCGAGCACTGA